A window from Dromaius novaehollandiae isolate bDroNov1 chromosome 1, bDroNov1.hap1, whole genome shotgun sequence encodes these proteins:
- the ZC3H7B gene encoding zinc finger CCCH domain-containing protein 7B isoform X1 yields the protein MERQKRKQEIEKGLQFIQSTLPLSQEDYEAFLQKLVRNLFAEGNDLFREKDFKLSLVQYVEGLNVADYAASDEVTIPKELLCKLHVNRAACYFAMGLYEKALEDSEKALGLDEENIRALFRKARSLNELGRHKEAYECNSRCLLSLPHDESVTQLGQELAQKLGLRVRKAYKRPQQELETFSLLSNGTSINLSNQSTSNGLGSIDDIETDCSMDLQCLPAPVATSIPMSEGLAPLPSDSDAKGLPTSLPAASLLPSSDCVSLPVPESVEDFTDGDIIGEELDSLLDSLAEGSQYPLSLVQGTIPTNLPTEMPQLIPVFPGGTPLLPPVVTASIPVSTPLPPASFGLVMDPTKQLSSSSVLDAFEPPPGGSGGSTLDSLDSLDLLPYPDSRLDALDSFGTRGSLDALDSFAIEETSPQELRHPPGSQKPSPVVSEPLPRADVPRCPGAKVVSLGGVNHPAVPKVTEHLLSQPEPVMPNTALLVKNPLASTHIFKQACHICYPKTGPKAGDYTYREGLEHKCKRDILLGRLKNSEDKIWKRIRPRPTKTNFVGSYYLCKDMLNKQDCKYGDNCTFAYHQEEIDVWTEERKGTLNRDLLFDPLGGIKQSSLTIAKLLKEHQGIFTFLCEICFDSKPRIISKGTKDTPSVCSNLSAKHSFHDNKCLVHIVRSTSLKYSKIRQFQEHFQFDVCRHEVRYGCLREDSCHFAHSFIELKVWLLQQYSGMTHEDIVQESKKFWQQMEAHASKPANSMASTRAPASSTFDLQMKFVCGQCWRNGQLVEPDKDLKYCSAKARHCWTKERRVLLVMSKAKKKWVSVRPLPSIRNFPQQYDLCIHAQNGRKCQYVGNCSFAHSPEERDMWTFMKENKILDMQQTYDMWLKKHNPGKPGEGTPLTSREGEKQIQMPTDYADIMMGYHCWLCGKNSNSKKQWQQHIQSEKHKEKVFTSDSDSSCWSYRFPMGEFRLCERFQKSKACPEGEECRCAHGQDELTEWLDRREVLKQKLAKARKDMLLCPRDDDFGKYNFLLRDGV from the exons gTCCACATTACCCCTAAGCCAAGAAGATTATGAG GCATTTTTGCAGAAGCTGGTGCGAAACCTGTTTGCAGAGGGCAACGACTTGTTCCGAGAGAAGGATTTCAAGCTTTCGCTGGTACAGTATGTGGAAGGGCTGAATGTGGCAGATTATGCAGCCTCCGATGAGGTGACCATCCCAAAGGAACTCCTGTGCAAGCTGCATGTCAATCGAGCTGCCTGCTACTTCGCCATG GGTTTGTACGAAAAGGCACTGGAAGACAGTGAGAAGGCTTTGGGTCTAGACGAGGAGAACATCCGAGCACTCTTCCGGAAAGCCCGCTCCTTAAATGAACTGGGAAGACACAAAGAAGCATATGAGTGTAATAGCAGATGTTTGTTGTCCCTCCCACAC GATGAAAGCGTCACGCAGCTTGGACAGGAGTTGGCCCAGAAGCTGGGACTGAGAGTTCGAAAAGCGTACAAGAGGCCTCag CAGGAATTGGAAACATTCTCTTTACTCAGTAATGGCACGTCAATCAATTTATCAAATCAG AGCACTTCCAATGGATTGGGTTCGATAGATGACATCGAAACAG ACTGCTCTATGGACCTGCAGTGCCTCCCGGCTCCCGtggccacctccatccccatgAGCGAAGGGTTGGCTCCTTTGCCCTCCGACTCGGATGCAAAGGGCCTGCCTACCTCACTCCCTGCTGCCAGCTTGCTCCCGTCTTCAGATTGCGTGTCCCTGCCAGTGCCTGAAAGCGTGGAGGACTTCACAGATGGTGACATCATTGGGGAAGAACTGGACTCCCTCCTTGACTCCCTCGCCGAGGGGTCACAGTACCCTCTG TCTCTGGTTCAGGGCACCATTCCCACCAACCTGCCAACAGAGATGCCCCAGCTGATTCCTGTGTTTCCGGGGGGAACTCCATTGCTGCCCCCAGTCGTGACAGCCAGCATCCCTGTCTCCACACCGCTGCCACCTGCCTCCTTCGGCCTGGTGATGGATCCCACcaagcagctctcctcctcctctgtcctGGATGCCTTTGAGCCCCCACCAGGGGGAAGCGGTGGCTCCACCTTAGATTCTCTGGATTCCCTGGATCTGCTCCCCTACCCAGACTCACGGCTTGATGCCCTGGACTCCTTTGGGACTAGAGGGTCACTGGATGCCTTGGATTCCTTTGCCATTG AAGAAACCAGCCCTCAGGAACTGCGACACCCACCTGGCAGCCAAAAACCATCCCCCGTGGTGAGTGAGCCGCTTCCTCGTGCTGATGTCCCAAGGTGCCCTGGAGCCAAGGTA GTCAGCCTAGGTGGAGTGAATCACCCGGCTGTGCCTAAAGTCACCGAGCACCTGCTGTCCCAGCCAGAACCAGTAATGCCCAACACAGCCCTGCTAGTGAAGAACCCCCTGGCATCCACTCACATCTTCAAACAAGCCTGTCATATCTGCTACCCAAAAACAG GGCCCAAGGCTGGTGATTATACCTACCGGGAAGGCTTGGAGCACAAGTGCAAACGGGACATCCTGCTGGGCAGGCTGAAGAACTCTGAAGACAAGATCTGGAAGAGGATCCGTCCTCGCCCCACCAAAACCAACTTTGTAGGATCCTATTACCTGTGCAAAG ATATGCTTAACAAGCAGGACTGTAAGTACGGGGATAACTGCACCTTCGCGTACCACCAGGAGGAGATCGACGTGTGGacggaggagaggaaggggaccCTCAACCGTGACCTCCTCTTTGACCCGCTAGGTGGGATCAAGCAGAGCAGTCTCACCATTGCCAAGCTCCTGAAGGAACATCAGGGCATCTTCACCTTCCTCTGTGAG atTTGCTTTGACAGCAAACCCCGGATTATCAGCAAAGGGACCAAGGACACACCATCTGTCTGCTCCAACCTTTCTGCCAAACACAGTTTCCATGACAACAA GTGTCTAGTCCACATCGTGCGTTCCACTTCCCTGAAGTACTCCAAGATCCGCCAGTTCCAGGAGCACTTCCAGTTCGATGTGTGCCGACACGAGGTGCGTTACGGCTGCCTGCGGGAAGACAGTTGCCACTTCGCTCATAGTTTCATCGAGCTCAAGGTCTGGCTGCTGCAGCAATATTCAG GAATGACCCATGAAGATATCGTGCAGGAATCCAAGAAGTTTTGGCAGCAGATGGAGGCACATGCCAGCAAACCAGCCAATAGCATG GCTTCTACCCGGGCTCCCGCATCGAGCACCTTTGACCTCCAGATGAAATTTGTGTGTGGCCAGTGCTGGAGGAACGGGCAGCTGGTGGAGCCAGATAAAGACCTCAAGTACTGTAGTGCCAAAGCCCGCCACTG TTGGACAAAGGAACGTCGTGTTCTACTGGTGATGTCCAAAGCAAAGAAGAAGTGGGTGTCTGTCCGACCACTGCCTTCCATCCGCAACTTCCCACAGCAATACGAT TTGTGTATCCATGCACAAAATGGCAGGAAATGCCAGTATGTGGGCAACTGCTCCTTTGCCCACAGCCCTGAGGAGAGAGACATGTGGACCttcatgaaggaaaataaaa TACTAGATATGCAGCAGACCTATGACATGTGGCTAAAGAAACACAATCCTGGGAAGCCTGGAGAGGGGACACCACTCACGTCTCGAGAAGGGGAGAAACAAATCCAGATGCCCACCGACTATGCTGACATCATG ATGGGCTACCATTGCTGGCTCTGCGGGAAGAACAGCAACAGCAAGAAGCAATGGCAGCAGCACATCCAGTCGGAGAAGCACAAGGAGAAGGTCTTCACCTCAGACAGTGACTCCAGCTGCTGGAGCTACCGCTTCCCCATGGGCGAGTTCCGGCTCTGTGAAAG GTTTCAGAAGAGCAAAGCCTGTCCTGAAGGAGAAGAGTGTCGCTGTGCTCACGGCCAGGACGAGCTGACGGAGTGGCTAGACCGGAGAGAGGTGCTGAAACAGAAACTGGCCAAAGCCCGCAAGgacatgctgctctgccccagagaTGACGACTTCGGGAAATACAACTTCCTATTGCGGGATGGTGTATAG
- the ZC3H7B gene encoding zinc finger CCCH domain-containing protein 7B isoform X6 produces MERQKRKQEIEKGLQFIQSTLPLSQEDYEAFLQKLVRNLFAEGNDLFREKDFKLSLVQYVEGLNVADYAASDEVTIPKELLCKLHVNRAACYFAMGLYEKALEDSEKALGLDEENIRALFRKARSLNELGRHKEAYECNSRCLLSLPHDESVTQLGQELAQKLGLRVRKAYKRPQQELETFSLLSNGTSINLSNQSTSNGLGSIDDIETDCSMDLQCLPAPVATSIPMSEGLAPLPSDSDAKGLPTSLPAASLLPSSDCVSLPVPESVEDFTDGDIIGEELDSLLDSLAEGSQYPLSLVQGTIPTNLPTEMPQLIPVFPGGTPLLPPVVTASIPVSTPLPPASFGLVMDPTKQLSSSSVLDAFEPPPGGSGGSTLDSLDSLDLLPYPDSRLDALDSFGTRGSLDALDSFAIEETSPQELRHPPGSQKPSPVVSLGGVNHPAVPKVTEHLLSQPEPVMPNTALLVKNPLASTHIFKQACHICYPKTGPKAGDYTYREGLEHKCKRDILLGRLKNSEDKIWKRIRPRPTKTNFVGSYYLCKDMLNKQDCKYGDNCTFAYHQEEIDVWTEERKGTLNRDLLFDPLGGIKQSSLTIAKLLKEHQGIFTFLCEICFDSKPRIISKGTKDTPSVCSNLSAKHSFHDNKCLVHIVRSTSLKYSKIRQFQEHFQFDVCRHEVRYGCLREDSCHFAHSFIELKVWLLQQYSGMTHEDIVQESKKFWQQMEAHASKPANSMASTRAPASSTFDLQMKFVCGQCWRNGQLVEPDKDLKYCSAKARHCWTKERRVLLVMSKAKKKWVSVRPLPSIRNFPQQYDLCIHAQNGRKCQYVGNCSFAHSPEERDMWTFMKENKILDMQQTYDMWLKKHNPGKPGEGTPLTSREGEKQIQMPTDYADIMMGYHCWLCGKNSNSKKQWQQHIQSEKHKEKVFTSDSDSSCWSYRFPMGEFRLCERFQKSKACPEGEECRCAHGQDELTEWLDRREVLKQKLAKARKDMLLCPRDDDFGKYNFLLRDGV; encoded by the exons gTCCACATTACCCCTAAGCCAAGAAGATTATGAG GCATTTTTGCAGAAGCTGGTGCGAAACCTGTTTGCAGAGGGCAACGACTTGTTCCGAGAGAAGGATTTCAAGCTTTCGCTGGTACAGTATGTGGAAGGGCTGAATGTGGCAGATTATGCAGCCTCCGATGAGGTGACCATCCCAAAGGAACTCCTGTGCAAGCTGCATGTCAATCGAGCTGCCTGCTACTTCGCCATG GGTTTGTACGAAAAGGCACTGGAAGACAGTGAGAAGGCTTTGGGTCTAGACGAGGAGAACATCCGAGCACTCTTCCGGAAAGCCCGCTCCTTAAATGAACTGGGAAGACACAAAGAAGCATATGAGTGTAATAGCAGATGTTTGTTGTCCCTCCCACAC GATGAAAGCGTCACGCAGCTTGGACAGGAGTTGGCCCAGAAGCTGGGACTGAGAGTTCGAAAAGCGTACAAGAGGCCTCag CAGGAATTGGAAACATTCTCTTTACTCAGTAATGGCACGTCAATCAATTTATCAAATCAG AGCACTTCCAATGGATTGGGTTCGATAGATGACATCGAAACAG ACTGCTCTATGGACCTGCAGTGCCTCCCGGCTCCCGtggccacctccatccccatgAGCGAAGGGTTGGCTCCTTTGCCCTCCGACTCGGATGCAAAGGGCCTGCCTACCTCACTCCCTGCTGCCAGCTTGCTCCCGTCTTCAGATTGCGTGTCCCTGCCAGTGCCTGAAAGCGTGGAGGACTTCACAGATGGTGACATCATTGGGGAAGAACTGGACTCCCTCCTTGACTCCCTCGCCGAGGGGTCACAGTACCCTCTG TCTCTGGTTCAGGGCACCATTCCCACCAACCTGCCAACAGAGATGCCCCAGCTGATTCCTGTGTTTCCGGGGGGAACTCCATTGCTGCCCCCAGTCGTGACAGCCAGCATCCCTGTCTCCACACCGCTGCCACCTGCCTCCTTCGGCCTGGTGATGGATCCCACcaagcagctctcctcctcctctgtcctGGATGCCTTTGAGCCCCCACCAGGGGGAAGCGGTGGCTCCACCTTAGATTCTCTGGATTCCCTGGATCTGCTCCCCTACCCAGACTCACGGCTTGATGCCCTGGACTCCTTTGGGACTAGAGGGTCACTGGATGCCTTGGATTCCTTTGCCATTG AAGAAACCAGCCCTCAGGAACTGCGACACCCACCTGGCAGCCAAAAACCATCCCCCGTG GTCAGCCTAGGTGGAGTGAATCACCCGGCTGTGCCTAAAGTCACCGAGCACCTGCTGTCCCAGCCAGAACCAGTAATGCCCAACACAGCCCTGCTAGTGAAGAACCCCCTGGCATCCACTCACATCTTCAAACAAGCCTGTCATATCTGCTACCCAAAAACAG GGCCCAAGGCTGGTGATTATACCTACCGGGAAGGCTTGGAGCACAAGTGCAAACGGGACATCCTGCTGGGCAGGCTGAAGAACTCTGAAGACAAGATCTGGAAGAGGATCCGTCCTCGCCCCACCAAAACCAACTTTGTAGGATCCTATTACCTGTGCAAAG ATATGCTTAACAAGCAGGACTGTAAGTACGGGGATAACTGCACCTTCGCGTACCACCAGGAGGAGATCGACGTGTGGacggaggagaggaaggggaccCTCAACCGTGACCTCCTCTTTGACCCGCTAGGTGGGATCAAGCAGAGCAGTCTCACCATTGCCAAGCTCCTGAAGGAACATCAGGGCATCTTCACCTTCCTCTGTGAG atTTGCTTTGACAGCAAACCCCGGATTATCAGCAAAGGGACCAAGGACACACCATCTGTCTGCTCCAACCTTTCTGCCAAACACAGTTTCCATGACAACAA GTGTCTAGTCCACATCGTGCGTTCCACTTCCCTGAAGTACTCCAAGATCCGCCAGTTCCAGGAGCACTTCCAGTTCGATGTGTGCCGACACGAGGTGCGTTACGGCTGCCTGCGGGAAGACAGTTGCCACTTCGCTCATAGTTTCATCGAGCTCAAGGTCTGGCTGCTGCAGCAATATTCAG GAATGACCCATGAAGATATCGTGCAGGAATCCAAGAAGTTTTGGCAGCAGATGGAGGCACATGCCAGCAAACCAGCCAATAGCATG GCTTCTACCCGGGCTCCCGCATCGAGCACCTTTGACCTCCAGATGAAATTTGTGTGTGGCCAGTGCTGGAGGAACGGGCAGCTGGTGGAGCCAGATAAAGACCTCAAGTACTGTAGTGCCAAAGCCCGCCACTG TTGGACAAAGGAACGTCGTGTTCTACTGGTGATGTCCAAAGCAAAGAAGAAGTGGGTGTCTGTCCGACCACTGCCTTCCATCCGCAACTTCCCACAGCAATACGAT TTGTGTATCCATGCACAAAATGGCAGGAAATGCCAGTATGTGGGCAACTGCTCCTTTGCCCACAGCCCTGAGGAGAGAGACATGTGGACCttcatgaaggaaaataaaa TACTAGATATGCAGCAGACCTATGACATGTGGCTAAAGAAACACAATCCTGGGAAGCCTGGAGAGGGGACACCACTCACGTCTCGAGAAGGGGAGAAACAAATCCAGATGCCCACCGACTATGCTGACATCATG ATGGGCTACCATTGCTGGCTCTGCGGGAAGAACAGCAACAGCAAGAAGCAATGGCAGCAGCACATCCAGTCGGAGAAGCACAAGGAGAAGGTCTTCACCTCAGACAGTGACTCCAGCTGCTGGAGCTACCGCTTCCCCATGGGCGAGTTCCGGCTCTGTGAAAG GTTTCAGAAGAGCAAAGCCTGTCCTGAAGGAGAAGAGTGTCGCTGTGCTCACGGCCAGGACGAGCTGACGGAGTGGCTAGACCGGAGAGAGGTGCTGAAACAGAAACTGGCCAAAGCCCGCAAGgacatgctgctctgccccagagaTGACGACTTCGGGAAATACAACTTCCTATTGCGGGATGGTGTATAG